The Tamandua tetradactyla isolate mTamTet1 chromosome 8, mTamTet1.pri, whole genome shotgun sequence genome includes a window with the following:
- the LOC143644635 gene encoding olfactory receptor 5M5-like codes for MARGNRTTVTEFVLMGFTDRPELQLPLFVVFLVIYLITLVGNLGMILLIKVDSRLHTPMYYFLSHLAFIDLCYSSSIGPKMLQNLLVKKKTISFSGCFAQLYFSSAFATTECFLLATMAYDRYMAICNPLIYTAIMTQRVCKELVVGVYTYGFLNSVIQTVLTFQLSFCDSNIIHHFYCADPPLLALSCSDTHSKEMQLLIFSAVNLTGSLLTVLISYICILLSIIKIQSSEGKCKAFSTCASHLTVVIIFYGTLFFMYLRQPKAETSWKYNKVVSVFYSLIIPMLNPLIYSLRNTEVKDTLKKILEGNES; via the coding sequence atggcaagaGGAAATCGTACCACGGTGACAGAGTTTGTCCTCATGGGATTCACAGACCGTCCTGAGCTTCAGCTCCCCCTCTTTGTGGTCTTCCTGGTAATTTACCTCATCACCCTTGTGGGGAACCTTGGCATGATCCTGCTCATCAAGGTGGATTCGCGGCTCCACACTCCTATGTACTATTTCCTCAGTCACCTGGCCTTCATTGATCTTTGTTACTCCTCTTCCATTGGGCCCAAGATGCTGCAAAATTTATTGGTGAAGAAGAAAACCATCTCCTTCTCTGGCTGTTTTGCTCAACTCTATTTCTCCAGTGCTTTTGCCACCACTGAATGCTTCCTCTTGGCCacaatggcctatgaccgctacaTGGCTATCTGCAATCCCCTGATTTACACAGCCATTATGACGCAGAGGGTCTGCAAGGAATTGGTGGTAGGGGTCTATACCTATGGCTTCCTGAACTCCGTGATACAGACCGTTCTCACCTTCCAGTTGTCTTTCTGTGACTCCAACATCATCCACCACTTTTATTGTGCTGACCCTCCTCTACTTGCCCTCTCCTGCTCTGACACCCACAGCAAAGAAATGCAGCTCTTGATTTTCTCTGCAGTGAATCTCACTGGCTCACTCTTGACTGTCCTCATCTCCTATATTTGCATCCTTTTATCCATTATAAAAATCCAGTCTTCAGAGGGCAAATGCAAAGCATTTTCTACTTGTGCCTCCCACCTCACCGTGGTCATCATCTTCTATGGGACACTTTTTTTCATGTACCTACGGCAACCTAAAGCAGAGACTTCATGGAAGTACAACAAAGTGGTCTCTGTGTTCTACAGTCTTATAATTCCCATGTTGAATCCCCTGATCTACAGTCTGAGGAACACAGAAGTAAAGGACACCTTGAAAAAAATACTAGAGGGAAATGAGTCATAG